The Thunnus maccoyii chromosome 9, fThuMac1.1, whole genome shotgun sequence genome includes a region encoding these proteins:
- the LOC121903680 gene encoding AP2-associated protein kinase 1-like isoform X5, whose product MKKFFDSRRELVSSGPGSGAGGGGAGSGGGGSFIGRVFTIGRYQVTVEEIVAEGGFAIVFLVRTHQGLRCALKRMYVNNEHDLQVCNLEIQIMRDLVGHKNIVGFLDSSITAVGAGDVWEVLILMDFCRGGQVVNLMNQRLQTGFTEAEVLQIFCDTCEAVARLHQCKTPIIHRDLKVENILLHDRGHYVLCDFGSATNRFQNPQTEGVPVVEEEIKKYTTLSYRAPEMVNLYGGKVITAKADIWAMGCLLYKLCYFTLPFGESQVAICDGSFTIPDNSRYSQDMHCLIRYMLEPDPDKRPDIYQVSYFAFKLTRRECPVPNVHNSSIPTKLPEPIRASEAVAKKSQTKARLTDPIPTTETSIAPRQRPKAGQAQPQPISGILPIQPALTPRKRPNVAAGAPQAIGSSVPPSAATAQQTAPQSVQTTNMQPQATPQHQQLLMKQQQASAFLSPQSNQQQQQQTASQASTLPQSKTKPVPPVVTLQHQQQQQQQQQQQHEVHETAAPHLTPIPESAVIGPAADPDVVPASRGIHKVSSLTPPSSPKMAPKSGHRRILSDVTHSAVFGVPVSKSTQLLQAAAAEASLNKSKSASTTPSGSPCSSQQSVYHQGDGEAPSALSAPSTQPSWNPFGDDNFSKLTAEELLNKDFAKLAETAAQGEKAMGSNENLIPGLDAFPAERPADILGAGSALLSVPDPFNTLSLSDTPEKLIEGLKSPETSLLLPDLLTLADPFSSSAESTTNAKAEVCVDSLIPGLEAPQAQRHAGQPELISASMPDSAFLMSCGEKGNDDEFDPIPVLISKNSNQDAQGESNGYSVLGEGQETETPEGDSQTNVGCVHSSDEDEEKEAHKEEQQDQEAIESHAVANDCSGSRPLLLDSEEEEEQGSQLAVPSSPHSSIVPTQPSTTFHQPTPSTFAQNHSQHAHEPAKGADVAADVFSKAPFRVAQEESGDVFANAPFPRAPVAAQQPFDVFSQAPFGKRKDATGTYPEQGVLGQVTPQPFRPQALAKYSRHFEGPVPQQPIAAHRVVSNVSRQTAVGSVPVGPLHSWTSEVSAVDPFVSAPFHLKAPQEKP is encoded by the exons ATGAAGAAATTTTTTGACTCTCGTCGGGAGCTGGTGAGCTCTGGGCCTGGTTCCGGAGCCGGTGGAGGAGGCGCAGGTTCCGGCGGCGGTGGCAGCTTCATCGGACGGGTCTTCACTATTGGACGATATCAAGTGACCGTCGAGGAAATTGTCGCTGAAG GAGGTTTTGCCATTGTGTTTTTGGTGCGGACTCATCAAGGGCTACGTTGTGCACTAAAAAGGATGTATGTCAACAATGAACATGATCTACAAGTCTGCAATCTTGAGATACAGATCATG aGGGACTTAGTGGGCCACAAAAACATAGTTGGTTTCCTGGACTCCAGCATAACTGCAGTTGGAGCTGGCGATGTATGGGAAGTCCTAATCTTAATGGACTTCTGTCGAG GTGGGCAGGTGGTAAATCTAATGAATCAGCGGCTACAGACAGGCTTCACTGAAGCCGAGGTGTTACAGATCTTTTGTGACACATGCGAGGCTGTTGCTCGTCTCCACCAGTGCAAGACTCCAATCATCCACAGAGATCTCAAG GTAGAAAATATTCTTCTGCATGATCGGGGACACTATGTGCTCTGTGACTTTGGAAGTGCCACAAACCGCTTCCAAAACCCGCAGACAGAGGGGGTGCCAGTCGTTGAGGAGGAAATCAAAAA GTACACTACTCTGTCATACCGCGCTCCAGAGATGGTCAACCTCTATGGTGGAAAGGTCATCACAGCGAAGGCAGACATTTGG gcAATGGGTTGTCTACTCTATAAGCTGTGCTACTTCACGCTTCCTTTTGGGGAGAGCCAAGTAGCAATCTGTGATGGCAGCTTCACTATCCCAGACAACTCCCGCTACTCCCAGGACATGCACTGTCTCATCA GATACATGCTGGAACCTGACCCAGATAAGAGACCAGACATCTACCAAGTATCCTACTTTGCCTTTAAACTGACTCGACGAGAGTGTCCAGTTCCAAATGTACAT AATTCGTCCATTCCTACAAAACTTCCTGAGCCCATCAGAGCCAGCGAAGCAGTGGCCAAAAAGAGTCAAACCAAAGCCAG ACTCACAGACCCCATTCCTACCACCGAAACCTCAATAGCGCCTCGACAACGGCCCAAGGCTGGGCAGGCTCAACCCCAACCGATATCAGGCATTCTTCCCATCCAGCCAGCTCTGACCCCACGCAAGAGGCCCAATGTGGCTGCTGGAGCACCGCAGGCCATAG GTTCCAGTGTCCCACCTTCAGCTGCAACTGCTCAGCAAACTGCGCCGCAGTCAGTTCAGACCACCAACATGCAGCCGCAGGCTACACCACAGCATCAGCAGCTCCTCATGAAGCAGCAGCAAGCTTCAGCCTTCTTGAGCCCACAGAGTAACCAGCAG cagcaacagcaaacaGCTTCTCAGGCATCTACCCTGCCGCAGTCCAAAACTAAGCCTGTTCCTCCTGTTGTTACTCTgcaacaccagcagcagcagcagcagcagcagcagcagcagcatgaagtCCATGAAACAGCAGCTCCCCATCTGACCCCCATCCCTGAGTCTGCTGTCATTGGTCCTGCAGCTGACCCAGATGTGGTG CCGGCCAGCCGAGGGATTCACAAAGTCAGCTCCTTGACACCCCCCTCATCGCCGAAGATGGCCCCCAAGAGTGGCCATAGACGCATCCTGAGCGATGTCACTCACAGTGCCGTGTTTGGAGTCCCGGTCAGCAAGTCCACCCAGCTACTCCAGGCAGCCGCAGCTGAGGCCAGCCTCAACAAGTCCAA ATCAGCCAGCACTACTCCTTCTGGCTCCCCCTGCTCGTCCCAGCAGAGTGTGTATCATCAAGGTGACGGTGAGGCCCCGTCAGCCCTCTCTGCACCCAGCACTCAGCCCAGCTGGAACCCCTTTGGGGATGATAACTTCTCCAAGCTAACAGCAGAGGAGCTGCTCAACAAAGACTTTGCAAAACTAGCTGAGA CTGCTGCTCAAGGAGAGAAGGCCATGGGCTCCAATGAAAATCTCATTCCAGGGCTCGATGCTTTTCCAG CTGAAAGACCTGCTGACATCCTGGGTGCAGGTTCAGCGTTGTTGAGTGTCCCGGACCCTTTTAAtaccctctccctctctgacaCCCCAG AGAAGCTGATTGAGGGACTGAAGTCCCCTGAAACTTCTCTGCTGCTCCCTGACCTCTTAACCCTGGCTGACCCCTTCAGTAGTTCTGCAGAGAGCACCACCAATG CAaaagcagaggtgtgtgtggattCACTGATTCCTGGTTTGGAAGCCCCCCAAGCCCAGCGACATGCAGGCCAGCCTGAGCTCATCTCTGCCAGCATGCCAG ACTCCGCTTTCCTCATGTCGTGTGGGGAGAAGGGCAATGACGACGAGTTTGACCCTATTCCTGTGCTCATCTCCAAAAACTCAAATCAAG ATGCCCAAGGGGAGAGTAATGGCTACTCTGTGCTTGGCGAGGGACAAGAGACTGAAACTCCAGAGGGAGATTCTCAAACAAATGTGGGATGTGTTCACTCCAGCgatgaagatgaggaaaaaGAAGCCCACAAAGAAGAGCAGCAGGACCAAGAAGCCATTGAAAGTCACGCAGTGGCCAATGACTGCAGCGGCTCCAGACCTCTGCTGCTCGactcagaggaggaagaagaacaaggaTCTCAGCTGGCCGTCCCCTCATCACCGCACTCCAGCATAGTACCAACACAACCGTCTACTACCTTCCATCAACCTACTCCAAGTACCTTTGCTCAGAATCATTCCCAGCATGCACACGAGCCAGCAAAGGGGGCGGACGTCGCTGCAGATGTCTTTTCAAAAGCCCCCTTTCGTGTGGCGCAAGAAGAATCAGGAGATGTGTTTGCCAACGCTCCGTTTCCTCGCGCCCCCGTTGCAGCTCAGCAGCCATTCGATGTATTCTCACAGGCTCCTTTCGGAAAAAGAAAGGACGCCACGGGAACATACCCTGAGCAAGGTGTGTTGGGACAGGTTACCCCACAACCATTCCGCCCGCAAGCTCTGGCCAAATACTCCCGACACTTTGAGGGACCTGTGCCCCAGCAGCCCATAGCAGCTCACAGAGTAGTGTCTAACGTGAGCAGGCAAACTGCTGTGGGATCAGTCCCTGTTGGACCTCTTCACTCATGGACCTCAGAAGTGAGCGCTGTGGATCCCTTCGTCTCTGCACCTTTTCACCTCAAGGCCCCACAAGAAAAGCCCTAA
- the LOC121903680 gene encoding AP2-associated protein kinase 1-like isoform X2 yields the protein MKKFFDSRRELVSSGPGSGAGGGGAGSGGGGSFIGRVFTIGRYQVTVEEIVAEGGFAIVFLVRTHQGLRCALKRMYVNNEHDLQVCNLEIQIMRDLVGHKNIVGFLDSSITAVGAGDVWEVLILMDFCRGGQVVNLMNQRLQTGFTEAEVLQIFCDTCEAVARLHQCKTPIIHRDLKVENILLHDRGHYVLCDFGSATNRFQNPQTEGVPVVEEEIKKYTTLSYRAPEMVNLYGGKVITAKADIWAMGCLLYKLCYFTLPFGESQVAICDGSFTIPDNSRYSQDMHCLIRYMLEPDPDKRPDIYQVSYFAFKLTRRECPVPNVHNSSIPTKLPEPIRASEAVAKKSQTKARLTDPIPTTETSIAPRQRPKAGQAQPQPISGILPIQPALTPRKRPNVAAGAPQAIGSSVPPSAATAQQTAPQSVQTTNMQPQATPQHQQLLMKQQQASAFLSPQSNQQQQQQTASQASTLPQSKTKPVPPVVTLQHQQQQQQQQQQQHEVHETAAPHLTPIPESAVIGPAADPDVVPASRGIHKVSSLTPPSSPKMAPKSGHRRILSDVTHSAVFGVPVSKSTQLLQAAAAEASLNKSKSASTTPSGSPCSSQQSVYHQGDGEAPSALSAPSTQPSWNPFGDDNFSKLTAEELLNKDFAKLAETAAQGEKAMGSNENLIPGLDAFPEKLIEGLKSPETSLLLPDLLTLADPFSSSAESTTNAKAEVCVDSLIPGLEAPQAQRHAGQPELISASMPDSLTGEDSLLGCDLLSHTSPHANQSVSALPSSSACSSAPPGSGSGSCLEELPPGQTASDSAFLMSCGEKGNDDEFDPIPVLISKNSNQDAQGESNGYSVLGEGQETETPEGDSQTNVGCVHSSDEDEEKEAHKEEQQDQEAIESHAVANDCSGSRPLLLDSEEEEEQGSQLAVPSSPHSSIVPTQPSTTFHQPTPSTFAQNHSQHAHEPAKGADVAADVFSKAPFRVAQEESGDVFANAPFPRAPVAAQQPFDVFSQAPFGKRKDATGTYPEQGVLGQVTPQPFRPQALAKYSRHFEGPVPQQPIAAHRVVSNVSRQTAVGSVPVGPLHSWTSEVSAVDPFVSAPFHLKAPQEKP from the exons ATGAAGAAATTTTTTGACTCTCGTCGGGAGCTGGTGAGCTCTGGGCCTGGTTCCGGAGCCGGTGGAGGAGGCGCAGGTTCCGGCGGCGGTGGCAGCTTCATCGGACGGGTCTTCACTATTGGACGATATCAAGTGACCGTCGAGGAAATTGTCGCTGAAG GAGGTTTTGCCATTGTGTTTTTGGTGCGGACTCATCAAGGGCTACGTTGTGCACTAAAAAGGATGTATGTCAACAATGAACATGATCTACAAGTCTGCAATCTTGAGATACAGATCATG aGGGACTTAGTGGGCCACAAAAACATAGTTGGTTTCCTGGACTCCAGCATAACTGCAGTTGGAGCTGGCGATGTATGGGAAGTCCTAATCTTAATGGACTTCTGTCGAG GTGGGCAGGTGGTAAATCTAATGAATCAGCGGCTACAGACAGGCTTCACTGAAGCCGAGGTGTTACAGATCTTTTGTGACACATGCGAGGCTGTTGCTCGTCTCCACCAGTGCAAGACTCCAATCATCCACAGAGATCTCAAG GTAGAAAATATTCTTCTGCATGATCGGGGACACTATGTGCTCTGTGACTTTGGAAGTGCCACAAACCGCTTCCAAAACCCGCAGACAGAGGGGGTGCCAGTCGTTGAGGAGGAAATCAAAAA GTACACTACTCTGTCATACCGCGCTCCAGAGATGGTCAACCTCTATGGTGGAAAGGTCATCACAGCGAAGGCAGACATTTGG gcAATGGGTTGTCTACTCTATAAGCTGTGCTACTTCACGCTTCCTTTTGGGGAGAGCCAAGTAGCAATCTGTGATGGCAGCTTCACTATCCCAGACAACTCCCGCTACTCCCAGGACATGCACTGTCTCATCA GATACATGCTGGAACCTGACCCAGATAAGAGACCAGACATCTACCAAGTATCCTACTTTGCCTTTAAACTGACTCGACGAGAGTGTCCAGTTCCAAATGTACAT AATTCGTCCATTCCTACAAAACTTCCTGAGCCCATCAGAGCCAGCGAAGCAGTGGCCAAAAAGAGTCAAACCAAAGCCAG ACTCACAGACCCCATTCCTACCACCGAAACCTCAATAGCGCCTCGACAACGGCCCAAGGCTGGGCAGGCTCAACCCCAACCGATATCAGGCATTCTTCCCATCCAGCCAGCTCTGACCCCACGCAAGAGGCCCAATGTGGCTGCTGGAGCACCGCAGGCCATAG GTTCCAGTGTCCCACCTTCAGCTGCAACTGCTCAGCAAACTGCGCCGCAGTCAGTTCAGACCACCAACATGCAGCCGCAGGCTACACCACAGCATCAGCAGCTCCTCATGAAGCAGCAGCAAGCTTCAGCCTTCTTGAGCCCACAGAGTAACCAGCAG cagcaacagcaaacaGCTTCTCAGGCATCTACCCTGCCGCAGTCCAAAACTAAGCCTGTTCCTCCTGTTGTTACTCTgcaacaccagcagcagcagcagcagcagcagcagcagcagcatgaagtCCATGAAACAGCAGCTCCCCATCTGACCCCCATCCCTGAGTCTGCTGTCATTGGTCCTGCAGCTGACCCAGATGTGGTG CCGGCCAGCCGAGGGATTCACAAAGTCAGCTCCTTGACACCCCCCTCATCGCCGAAGATGGCCCCCAAGAGTGGCCATAGACGCATCCTGAGCGATGTCACTCACAGTGCCGTGTTTGGAGTCCCGGTCAGCAAGTCCACCCAGCTACTCCAGGCAGCCGCAGCTGAGGCCAGCCTCAACAAGTCCAA ATCAGCCAGCACTACTCCTTCTGGCTCCCCCTGCTCGTCCCAGCAGAGTGTGTATCATCAAGGTGACGGTGAGGCCCCGTCAGCCCTCTCTGCACCCAGCACTCAGCCCAGCTGGAACCCCTTTGGGGATGATAACTTCTCCAAGCTAACAGCAGAGGAGCTGCTCAACAAAGACTTTGCAAAACTAGCTGAGA CTGCTGCTCAAGGAGAGAAGGCCATGGGCTCCAATGAAAATCTCATTCCAGGGCTCGATGCTTTTCCAG AGAAGCTGATTGAGGGACTGAAGTCCCCTGAAACTTCTCTGCTGCTCCCTGACCTCTTAACCCTGGCTGACCCCTTCAGTAGTTCTGCAGAGAGCACCACCAATG CAaaagcagaggtgtgtgtggattCACTGATTCCTGGTTTGGAAGCCCCCCAAGCCCAGCGACATGCAGGCCAGCCTGAGCTCATCTCTGCCAGCATGCCAG ACTCTCTCACTGGGGAGGACTCTCTGCTGGGCTGCGATCTGTTATCTCATACTTCTCCTCATGCAAACCAGTCTGTTTCTgctctcccttcctcctccgCCTGCTCTTCTGCTCCTCCTGGCTCCGGCTCTGGATCCTGTCTGGAGGAGCTGCCGCCTGGTCAGACAGCCTCTG ACTCCGCTTTCCTCATGTCGTGTGGGGAGAAGGGCAATGACGACGAGTTTGACCCTATTCCTGTGCTCATCTCCAAAAACTCAAATCAAG ATGCCCAAGGGGAGAGTAATGGCTACTCTGTGCTTGGCGAGGGACAAGAGACTGAAACTCCAGAGGGAGATTCTCAAACAAATGTGGGATGTGTTCACTCCAGCgatgaagatgaggaaaaaGAAGCCCACAAAGAAGAGCAGCAGGACCAAGAAGCCATTGAAAGTCACGCAGTGGCCAATGACTGCAGCGGCTCCAGACCTCTGCTGCTCGactcagaggaggaagaagaacaaggaTCTCAGCTGGCCGTCCCCTCATCACCGCACTCCAGCATAGTACCAACACAACCGTCTACTACCTTCCATCAACCTACTCCAAGTACCTTTGCTCAGAATCATTCCCAGCATGCACACGAGCCAGCAAAGGGGGCGGACGTCGCTGCAGATGTCTTTTCAAAAGCCCCCTTTCGTGTGGCGCAAGAAGAATCAGGAGATGTGTTTGCCAACGCTCCGTTTCCTCGCGCCCCCGTTGCAGCTCAGCAGCCATTCGATGTATTCTCACAGGCTCCTTTCGGAAAAAGAAAGGACGCCACGGGAACATACCCTGAGCAAGGTGTGTTGGGACAGGTTACCCCACAACCATTCCGCCCGCAAGCTCTGGCCAAATACTCCCGACACTTTGAGGGACCTGTGCCCCAGCAGCCCATAGCAGCTCACAGAGTAGTGTCTAACGTGAGCAGGCAAACTGCTGTGGGATCAGTCCCTGTTGGACCTCTTCACTCATGGACCTCAGAAGTGAGCGCTGTGGATCCCTTCGTCTCTGCACCTTTTCACCTCAAGGCCCCACAAGAAAAGCCCTAA
- the LOC121903680 gene encoding AP2-associated protein kinase 1-like isoform X8, giving the protein MKKFFDSRRELVSSGPGSGAGGGGAGSGGGGSFIGRVFTIGRYQVTVEEIVAEGGFAIVFLVRTHQGLRCALKRMYVNNEHDLQVCNLEIQIMRDLVGHKNIVGFLDSSITAVGAGDVWEVLILMDFCRGGQVVNLMNQRLQTGFTEAEVLQIFCDTCEAVARLHQCKTPIIHRDLKVENILLHDRGHYVLCDFGSATNRFQNPQTEGVPVVEEEIKKYTTLSYRAPEMVNLYGGKVITAKADIWAMGCLLYKLCYFTLPFGESQVAICDGSFTIPDNSRYSQDMHCLIRYMLEPDPDKRPDIYQVSYFAFKLTRRECPVPNVHNSSIPTKLPEPIRASEAVAKKSQTKARLTDPIPTTETSIAPRQRPKAGQAQPQPISGILPIQPALTPRKRPNVAAGAPQAIGSSVPPSAATAQQTAPQSVQTTNMQPQATPQHQQLLMKQQQASAFLSPQSNQQQQQQTASQASTLPQSKTKPVPPVVTLQHQQQQQQQQQQQHEVHETAAPHLTPIPESAVIGPAADPDVVPASRGIHKVSSLTPPSSPKMAPKSGHRRILSDVTHSAVFGVPVSKSTQLLQAAAAEASLNKSKSASTTPSGSPCSSQQSVYHQGDGEAPSALSAPSTQPSWNPFGDDNFSKLTAEELLNKDFAKLAETAAQGEKAMGSNENLIPGLDAFPAERPADILGAGSALLSVPDPFNTLSLSDTPEKLIEGLKSPETSLLLPDLLTLADPFSSSAESTTNAKAEVCVDSLIPGLEAPQAQRHAGQPELISASMPDAQGESNGYSVLGEGQETETPEGDSQTNVGCVHSSDEDEEKEAHKEEQQDQEAIESHAVANDCSGSRPLLLDSEEEEEQGSQLAVPSSPHSSIVPTQPSTTFHQPTPSTFAQNHSQHAHEPAKGADVAADVFSKAPFRVAQEESGDVFANAPFPRAPVAAQQPFDVFSQAPFGKRKDATGTYPEQGVLGQVTPQPFRPQALAKYSRHFEGPVPQQPIAAHRVVSNVSRQTAVGSVPVGPLHSWTSEVSAVDPFVSAPFHLKAPQEKP; this is encoded by the exons ATGAAGAAATTTTTTGACTCTCGTCGGGAGCTGGTGAGCTCTGGGCCTGGTTCCGGAGCCGGTGGAGGAGGCGCAGGTTCCGGCGGCGGTGGCAGCTTCATCGGACGGGTCTTCACTATTGGACGATATCAAGTGACCGTCGAGGAAATTGTCGCTGAAG GAGGTTTTGCCATTGTGTTTTTGGTGCGGACTCATCAAGGGCTACGTTGTGCACTAAAAAGGATGTATGTCAACAATGAACATGATCTACAAGTCTGCAATCTTGAGATACAGATCATG aGGGACTTAGTGGGCCACAAAAACATAGTTGGTTTCCTGGACTCCAGCATAACTGCAGTTGGAGCTGGCGATGTATGGGAAGTCCTAATCTTAATGGACTTCTGTCGAG GTGGGCAGGTGGTAAATCTAATGAATCAGCGGCTACAGACAGGCTTCACTGAAGCCGAGGTGTTACAGATCTTTTGTGACACATGCGAGGCTGTTGCTCGTCTCCACCAGTGCAAGACTCCAATCATCCACAGAGATCTCAAG GTAGAAAATATTCTTCTGCATGATCGGGGACACTATGTGCTCTGTGACTTTGGAAGTGCCACAAACCGCTTCCAAAACCCGCAGACAGAGGGGGTGCCAGTCGTTGAGGAGGAAATCAAAAA GTACACTACTCTGTCATACCGCGCTCCAGAGATGGTCAACCTCTATGGTGGAAAGGTCATCACAGCGAAGGCAGACATTTGG gcAATGGGTTGTCTACTCTATAAGCTGTGCTACTTCACGCTTCCTTTTGGGGAGAGCCAAGTAGCAATCTGTGATGGCAGCTTCACTATCCCAGACAACTCCCGCTACTCCCAGGACATGCACTGTCTCATCA GATACATGCTGGAACCTGACCCAGATAAGAGACCAGACATCTACCAAGTATCCTACTTTGCCTTTAAACTGACTCGACGAGAGTGTCCAGTTCCAAATGTACAT AATTCGTCCATTCCTACAAAACTTCCTGAGCCCATCAGAGCCAGCGAAGCAGTGGCCAAAAAGAGTCAAACCAAAGCCAG ACTCACAGACCCCATTCCTACCACCGAAACCTCAATAGCGCCTCGACAACGGCCCAAGGCTGGGCAGGCTCAACCCCAACCGATATCAGGCATTCTTCCCATCCAGCCAGCTCTGACCCCACGCAAGAGGCCCAATGTGGCTGCTGGAGCACCGCAGGCCATAG GTTCCAGTGTCCCACCTTCAGCTGCAACTGCTCAGCAAACTGCGCCGCAGTCAGTTCAGACCACCAACATGCAGCCGCAGGCTACACCACAGCATCAGCAGCTCCTCATGAAGCAGCAGCAAGCTTCAGCCTTCTTGAGCCCACAGAGTAACCAGCAG cagcaacagcaaacaGCTTCTCAGGCATCTACCCTGCCGCAGTCCAAAACTAAGCCTGTTCCTCCTGTTGTTACTCTgcaacaccagcagcagcagcagcagcagcagcagcagcagcatgaagtCCATGAAACAGCAGCTCCCCATCTGACCCCCATCCCTGAGTCTGCTGTCATTGGTCCTGCAGCTGACCCAGATGTGGTG CCGGCCAGCCGAGGGATTCACAAAGTCAGCTCCTTGACACCCCCCTCATCGCCGAAGATGGCCCCCAAGAGTGGCCATAGACGCATCCTGAGCGATGTCACTCACAGTGCCGTGTTTGGAGTCCCGGTCAGCAAGTCCACCCAGCTACTCCAGGCAGCCGCAGCTGAGGCCAGCCTCAACAAGTCCAA ATCAGCCAGCACTACTCCTTCTGGCTCCCCCTGCTCGTCCCAGCAGAGTGTGTATCATCAAGGTGACGGTGAGGCCCCGTCAGCCCTCTCTGCACCCAGCACTCAGCCCAGCTGGAACCCCTTTGGGGATGATAACTTCTCCAAGCTAACAGCAGAGGAGCTGCTCAACAAAGACTTTGCAAAACTAGCTGAGA CTGCTGCTCAAGGAGAGAAGGCCATGGGCTCCAATGAAAATCTCATTCCAGGGCTCGATGCTTTTCCAG CTGAAAGACCTGCTGACATCCTGGGTGCAGGTTCAGCGTTGTTGAGTGTCCCGGACCCTTTTAAtaccctctccctctctgacaCCCCAG AGAAGCTGATTGAGGGACTGAAGTCCCCTGAAACTTCTCTGCTGCTCCCTGACCTCTTAACCCTGGCTGACCCCTTCAGTAGTTCTGCAGAGAGCACCACCAATG CAaaagcagaggtgtgtgtggattCACTGATTCCTGGTTTGGAAGCCCCCCAAGCCCAGCGACATGCAGGCCAGCCTGAGCTCATCTCTGCCAGCATGCCAG ATGCCCAAGGGGAGAGTAATGGCTACTCTGTGCTTGGCGAGGGACAAGAGACTGAAACTCCAGAGGGAGATTCTCAAACAAATGTGGGATGTGTTCACTCCAGCgatgaagatgaggaaaaaGAAGCCCACAAAGAAGAGCAGCAGGACCAAGAAGCCATTGAAAGTCACGCAGTGGCCAATGACTGCAGCGGCTCCAGACCTCTGCTGCTCGactcagaggaggaagaagaacaaggaTCTCAGCTGGCCGTCCCCTCATCACCGCACTCCAGCATAGTACCAACACAACCGTCTACTACCTTCCATCAACCTACTCCAAGTACCTTTGCTCAGAATCATTCCCAGCATGCACACGAGCCAGCAAAGGGGGCGGACGTCGCTGCAGATGTCTTTTCAAAAGCCCCCTTTCGTGTGGCGCAAGAAGAATCAGGAGATGTGTTTGCCAACGCTCCGTTTCCTCGCGCCCCCGTTGCAGCTCAGCAGCCATTCGATGTATTCTCACAGGCTCCTTTCGGAAAAAGAAAGGACGCCACGGGAACATACCCTGAGCAAGGTGTGTTGGGACAGGTTACCCCACAACCATTCCGCCCGCAAGCTCTGGCCAAATACTCCCGACACTTTGAGGGACCTGTGCCCCAGCAGCCCATAGCAGCTCACAGAGTAGTGTCTAACGTGAGCAGGCAAACTGCTGTGGGATCAGTCCCTGTTGGACCTCTTCACTCATGGACCTCAGAAGTGAGCGCTGTGGATCCCTTCGTCTCTGCACCTTTTCACCTCAAGGCCCCACAAGAAAAGCCCTAA